One part of the Sorangiineae bacterium MSr11954 genome encodes these proteins:
- a CDS encoding class I SAM-dependent methyltransferase, whose protein sequence is MNTLTTAPVSTLLTRLFAQAEAADAGIRAEYASLSPEARASALNRANSNYRAFYSQAKNMYLPVSAETGTLLYMLARTSRARSIVEFGTSFGISTVHLAAALKDNGGGRLIGSEFEPSKAAQARENLKAAGLSDLVEIREGDALESLARDLPDSIDLVLLDGAKVLYPRILALLEPRLSPGALVVADNADHNPEFLANIRAAGSGYLSVPFASDVEVSMRVAGA, encoded by the coding sequence ATGAACACCCTCACGACTGCCCCCGTCTCCACGCTCCTCACCCGCCTCTTCGCCCAAGCCGAAGCCGCCGACGCCGGCATCCGCGCGGAGTACGCGAGCCTCTCCCCCGAAGCGCGCGCCTCCGCGCTGAACCGCGCCAACTCCAACTACCGCGCCTTCTACAGCCAGGCGAAGAACATGTACCTCCCCGTGTCGGCCGAGACGGGGACGCTGCTCTACATGCTCGCGCGCACCTCGCGCGCTCGTTCGATCGTGGAGTTCGGCACATCGTTCGGCATCTCGACCGTGCACCTCGCCGCCGCGCTGAAGGACAACGGTGGCGGGCGCCTCATCGGCAGCGAGTTCGAGCCCAGCAAAGCCGCCCAGGCGCGCGAAAACCTAAAGGCCGCCGGCCTCTCCGATCTCGTCGAAATCCGCGAAGGCGATGCCCTCGAGTCCCTCGCGCGCGATCTCCCCGACTCCATCGACCTGGTCCTCCTCGACGGCGCCAAGGTGCTCTACCCGCGCATCCTCGCCCTCCTCGAACCCCGCCTGTCCCCCGGCGCCTTGGTCGTAGCCGACAACGCCGACCACAACCCCGAGTTTCTGGCGAACATCCGCGCCGCCGGAAGCGGCTACCTCTCCGTCCCCTTCGCCAGCGACGTCGAAGTATCCATGCGGGTCGCGGGGGCGTGA
- a CDS encoding nuclear transport factor 2 family protein has protein sequence MQDVRKPEDMNEVFIRTFNEGKIDALMELYEPGAVSVAQDGSPLHGLDGIRAELVGLLALGGKMEGKNRYALTFDGVALLSANWTLTAKTPDGAPLVVQGRTTEVIRRQPDGRWLYIIDHPTGA, from the coding sequence ATGCAAGACGTGAGAAAACCGGAAGACATGAACGAAGTATTCATTCGCACCTTCAACGAGGGCAAGATCGACGCGCTCATGGAACTTTACGAGCCCGGTGCGGTGAGCGTCGCGCAGGATGGAAGCCCCCTGCACGGGCTGGATGGGATTCGTGCGGAGCTCGTAGGGTTGCTGGCGCTCGGCGGAAAGATGGAAGGGAAGAATCGCTATGCGTTGACGTTCGACGGCGTCGCGCTGCTCAGCGCGAACTGGACGCTGACCGCGAAGACCCCCGACGGTGCGCCCCTCGTCGTCCAAGGGCGCACCACAGAGGTGATCCGACGCCAGCCCGATGGGCGCTGGCTCTACATCATCGATCATCCCACCGGCGCTTAG
- a CDS encoding TetR family transcriptional regulator has protein sequence MPKASRPLIASRNKPRQARSAQLVQDILEAAIRVLTREGARRFTTVRVAEEAGVSVGSLYQYFPNKEALLFRLQADEWIETRIIMDSIFGDARLSPPDRLRRATLTFFRSELEEAPVRGALDDAGALFRDAPEAHELKATAMRSVFAFMEEALPSASPKERAFAAEFVMTNMAAVAERITKQGLSRAEVDAWAKTSAEMYCMYLENLEKAAQKKRAARAAERS, from the coding sequence ATGCCCAAGGCTTCGAGACCGCTGATCGCATCGAGAAACAAGCCGCGCCAAGCGCGTTCGGCCCAGCTGGTTCAGGACATTTTGGAGGCGGCCATTCGTGTTTTGACGCGCGAAGGAGCGAGGCGCTTCACCACGGTGCGCGTGGCCGAAGAGGCAGGCGTGAGCGTGGGCTCGCTCTACCAGTACTTCCCCAACAAGGAAGCGCTCCTCTTTCGCCTGCAGGCCGACGAGTGGATCGAGACGCGGATCATCATGGATTCGATCTTCGGCGATGCGCGGCTCTCGCCGCCGGATCGCCTTCGCCGCGCGACCCTCACCTTCTTTCGCTCCGAGCTCGAAGAGGCGCCGGTGCGCGGGGCGCTCGACGATGCGGGCGCGCTCTTTCGCGATGCCCCCGAGGCGCACGAGCTCAAAGCCACCGCCATGCGCAGCGTGTTCGCGTTCATGGAGGAGGCGCTGCCATCGGCGTCACCGAAAGAGCGCGCGTTCGCCGCGGAGTTCGTCATGACGAACATGGCGGCGGTCGCGGAACGGATCACCAAACAGGGCCTCTCGCGCGCCGAGGTCGATGCCTGGGCGAAGACCAGCGCCGAGATGTATTGCATGTACCTCGAGAACCTCGAGAAGGCCGCTCAGA
- a CDS encoding helix-turn-helix transcriptional regulator, whose amino-acid sequence MPKGENGRCTVEEKLTLLGGRFRAEILKALGAGEIHFNELRRVTGASAHTLTRTLRLLEQAGFLTSQREARWGRNLYALTAKGHEAVAIIDQLVQTFDLSAGADATGQGRPPHPLDERDWGVK is encoded by the coding sequence ATGCCCAAAGGCGAGAACGGCCGCTGCACGGTCGAGGAAAAGCTAACCCTGCTCGGCGGCCGCTTCCGCGCCGAAATCCTCAAGGCCCTCGGCGCGGGCGAAATCCACTTCAACGAGCTGCGCCGCGTCACGGGCGCCTCTGCCCACACGCTGACGCGTACGCTTCGCCTGCTGGAGCAAGCGGGCTTCCTGACCTCCCAACGCGAGGCCCGCTGGGGCCGCAACCTCTATGCGCTGACGGCCAAAGGCCACGAGGCGGTGGCCATCATCGACCAGCTCGTCCAAACCTTCGATCTGTCGGCCGGAGCCGATGCGACCGGTCAAGGTCGCCCGCCGCATCCTCTCGACGAGCGTGATTGGGGAGTAAAATAA